In a genomic window of Xenopus laevis strain J_2021 chromosome 5S, Xenopus_laevis_v10.1, whole genome shotgun sequence:
- the katna1.S gene encoding katanin p60 ATPase-containing subunit A1 — protein MSLLMISENVKLAREYALLGNYDSAMVYYQGVLDQMNKYLYSVKDTFLQQKWQQVWQEINMECKHVKDIMSTLEGFKLDSSPVKTTQHEFPSHDGEVWSLPVPVERRPSPGPRKRQSVQCNDNKSHNNRFSAAAKGPNLPSARNANNVKMKPVRAREKKDALIKNKSSADVSETEVKRFDGSGYDKDLIEALERDIISQNPNIRWDDIADLEEAKKLLKEAVVLPMWMPEFFKGIRRPWKGVLMVGPPGTGKTLLAKAVATECKTTFFNISSSTLTSKYRGESEKLVRLLFEMARFYAPTTIFIDEIDSICSRRGTSEEHEASRRVKAELLVQMDGVGGASENEDPSKMVMVLAATNFPWDIDEALRRRLEKRIYIPLPSAKGREELLRINLKELELADDVNIECIAENMDGYSGADITNVCRDASLMAMRRRIEGLTPEEIRNLSRDDMHMPTTMEDFEMALKKVSKSVSASDIEKYEKWIEEFGSC, from the exons ATGAGCCTTCTGATGATTAGTGAGAATGTTAAGCTAGCACGGGAATATGCCCTTCTAGGCAACTATGACTCTGCTATGGTCTACTATCAAGGTGTCCTTGACCAAATGAATAAATACCTTTACTCTGTTAAAGATACCTTCCTACAACAAAAATGGCAAcag GTTTGGCAAGAAATAAATATGGAATGTAAGCATGTAAAGGATATAATGTCAACACTGGAAGGCTTTAAACTGGACAGTTCTCCGGTAAAGACGACACAGCATGAATTCCCGTCACATGACGGAGAGGTCTGGTCTTTGCCAGTGCCAGTTGAAAGGAG GCCATCCCCAGGACCACGGAAACGCCAGTCTGTTCAGTGCAACGACAACAAATCTCATAATAACCGCTTTAGTGCAGCAGCAAAAGGTCCAAATCTTCCATCTGCTAGAAATGCAAATAATGTGAAAATGAAGCCAGTTCGAGCACGTGAAAAGAAAGATGCTTTAATAAAG AACAAGTCATCTGCTGATGTGTCGGAAACGGAAGTGAAGAGATTTGATGGCAGTGGTTATGATAAGGACTTGATAGAAGCATTAGAGCGAGACATAATTTCACAGAATCCAAATATCCGATG ggaTGACATTGCAGATTTGGAGGAAGCCAAGAAATTGTTAAAGGAAGCTGTGGTACTTCCAATGTGGATGCCAGAGTTCTTCAAAGGCATAAGAAGACCATGGAAG GGAGTGCTAATGGTTGGACCTCCTGGAACTGGAAAAACTCTCTTAGCCAAGGCAGTAGCCACAGAGtgcaaaacaacatttttcaatatttcctCATCTACACTTACATCCAAATACAGAGGAGAATCTGAGAAACTAGTTCGTCTTTTATTTGAAATG GCAAGGTTTTAtgctccaacaacaatattcatTGATGAAATTGACTCCATATGCAGCAGAAGAGGCACCTCAGAAGAGCATGAAGCAAGTCGAAGAGTAAAAGCTGAACTTCTTGTTCAGATGGATG gtgTGGGTGGTGCATCTGAAAATGAGGACCCATCTAAAATGGTAATGGTTCTTGCAGCAACCAACTTTCCATGGGATATCGATGAGGCTTTGAGGAGACGCTTAGAAAAAAGAATATACATTCCTTTGCCATCAG caaaagggagagaggagcttCTACGCATAAATCTCAAAGAGCTGGAGCTGGCAGATGATGTCAACATTGAGTGTATAGCAGAAAACATGGATGGCTACTCTGGTGCGGACATTACCAATGTTTGCAG AGATGCATCACTGATGGCTATGAGGAGACGTATTGAAGGTTTGACACCGGAAGAAATTAGAAATCTCTCCCGAGATGACATGCACATGCCCACCACAATGGAAGACTTTGAGATGGCATTAAAAAAAGTGTCTAAATCTGTTTCTGCTTCTGACatagaaaaatatgaaaagtggatTGAGGAGTTTGGATCCTGTTAA